Proteins from a single region of Caldisericia bacterium:
- a CDS encoding metallophosphoesterase family protein — translation MEYDKIAIISDVHANIEAFEAVLTEIDKEKVDKIICLGDMVGYGPNPNEVVDLVIEKKITSIKGNHDEGMVNQSVVFQFNEFGRKALKWQRSIIKRTNFLFLESLPFELVFEDFQIVHGAPSNYFKYIITLKDALDEKKFMKKNIVFVGHSHRAGIFSITDKKYFPMPEGGEFILEREKKYIVNSGSVGQPRDLNPDASFMIYYPKIGKVIIKRVKYPKEVTRKKILELGLPEFLGDRLLMGY, via the coding sequence ATGGAATATGATAAAATCGCAATAATTTCTGACGTTCATGCAAATATAGAAGCTTTTGAGGCTGTGTTAACAGAAATTGACAAGGAAAAAGTCGATAAAATCATCTGTCTTGGTGATATGGTAGGATATGGTCCAAATCCCAATGAAGTTGTGGATCTTGTTATAGAGAAAAAAATTACATCCATAAAGGGTAATCACGATGAGGGAATGGTAAATCAATCTGTAGTTTTTCAATTTAACGAATTTGGAAGAAAAGCTCTTAAGTGGCAAAGGAGTATTATTAAAAGGACCAATTTCTTATTTCTTGAATCCCTGCCTTTTGAGTTAGTCTTTGAAGATTTTCAGATAGTTCATGGTGCTCCCTCAAACTATTTTAAATATATAATTACTTTGAAGGATGCTTTGGATGAGAAAAAATTTATGAAAAAAAACATAGTTTTTGTTGGCCACTCTCATAGAGCAGGTATTTTCTCAATAACTGACAAGAAATATTTTCCAATGCCAGAAGGAGGAGAATTTATCCTTGAGAGAGAAAAAAAGTATATCGTAAATTCAGGAAGTGTAGGTCAACCAAGAGATTTAAATCCTGATGCATCCTTTATGATATACTATCCAAAGATAGGTAAGGTGATTATAAAAAGAGTTAAATATCCAAAAGAAGTAACAAGAAAAAAAATACTGGAATTGGGTCTCCCAGAATTTTTGGGAGATAGGTTGCTTATGGGGTATTAG
- a CDS encoding HAD family hydrolase, with translation MKENQNFGYNKNMTKRYVLFDLDGTLLDINMNEFLKSYFEKLIPFLKRWIKGDIYKIVMTSTDYMINEINGDLNQKKFLYKFSLLSGLSEDRVNEIFQKFYKIEFPKLNILGRPVPKAREILLRIHNEGYTLVLATNSLFPLIAVKERMKWAKIEDIPFSLITTAENMHYAKPYKEYYLEILDFFNANPKEAIMIGDDFELDISPAKSIGIDAYRIGEDIESLEEIFDILKR, from the coding sequence TTGAAAGAAAATCAAAATTTTGGCTATAATAAAAACATGACTAAAAGATACGTACTTTTTGATCTTGATGGAACACTTTTAGATATCAACATGAACGAATTTTTAAAATCTTATTTTGAGAAACTTATACCCTTTCTTAAAAGATGGATAAAAGGCGATATTTATAAAATTGTAATGACCTCTACAGATTACATGATAAATGAGATAAATGGTGATTTAAATCAAAAAAAATTCTTATATAAATTTTCACTTCTTTCAGGATTGAGTGAAGATAGGGTAAATGAAATCTTTCAGAAGTTCTATAAAATAGAATTTCCAAAATTGAACATTTTAGGAAGACCGGTACCTAAAGCGAGGGAAATCTTATTGAGGATTCATAATGAAGGTTATACCCTTGTTCTTGCAACAAATTCACTTTTTCCCTTAATCGCAGTAAAGGAAAGAATGAAATGGGCAAAGATAGAGGATATTCCGTTTTCACTAATAACAACCGCTGAAAATATGCATTATGCAAAGCCATATAAAGAATATTACCTTGAGATTCTGGATTTCTTTAACGCCAATCCAAAAGAAGCCATTATGATAGGAGATGATTTCGAATTGGACATATCTCCTGCCAAGAGTATAGGAATAGACGCATACAGAATAGGTGAAGATATTGAAAGTTTAGAAGAAATTTTTGATATCCTCAAGCGATAA
- a CDS encoding YbjQ family protein translates to MILTTFDYVPGKKVKEILGIVLGNTVRARSFGKDFTAGLRNLVGGEVVEYTELMKESRSQALSRMVKEAEKLGADAVINIRFMTSSVMQGAAELLAYGTAVKLED, encoded by the coding sequence ATGATTTTAACAACATTTGACTATGTTCCAGGTAAAAAAGTTAAAGAGATTCTTGGAATAGTTCTTGGAAACACTGTAAGAGCAAGAAGCTTTGGAAAAGATTTTACTGCAGGATTAAGAAACCTTGTAGGCGGAGAGGTGGTGGAGTATACAGAGTTAATGAAGGAATCAAGAAGTCAAGCTCTTTCAAGAATGGTTAAGGAGGCAGAGAAACTTGGTGCAGATGCTGTTATAAATATAAGATTTATGACTTCTTCTGTTATGCAGGGTGCTGCAGAACTTTTGGCGTATGGAACCGCTGTAAAACTTGAAGACTGA
- the cdaA gene encoding diadenylate cyclase CdaA, translating to MATYILELFKGWTVWNVIASILDILIIAFILYKILYALQATRVWQLIQGTIIFFIVVFLASKISAWLGLVAVNWVLRGILSIAGMLPIILAVIFQPEIRKFLGSLGRRNIFGETFDFLSHTEEDITKVIDEIVKSVKYLSLNKIGALIVIEREDNLNDYIQTGIPIDAKVTSELLSTIFYPNSPLHDGAVIIRKNKVIAARCLLPLSEDERIEKDLGTRHRAGLGISEITDAISIIVSEETGIISIASEGKLTRYLSVLELRGMLIVMLKKGEKGKGKKGA from the coding sequence ATGGCGACTTATATTCTTGAATTATTCAAAGGCTGGACTGTATGGAATGTTATAGCCAGTATTTTGGATATTCTTATTATTGCTTTTATTCTATATAAAATTTTGTATGCACTACAAGCAACAAGAGTATGGCAACTGATACAAGGAACTATCATATTCTTTATTGTTGTATTTCTTGCATCAAAAATATCTGCATGGCTTGGTCTTGTTGCTGTAAATTGGGTTTTAAGGGGGATTCTATCCATAGCTGGAATGCTTCCTATAATACTTGCTGTTATATTTCAACCCGAGATTAGGAAATTTCTTGGAAGTCTTGGTAGAAGAAATATATTTGGTGAGACATTTGATTTCCTCTCGCATACAGAAGAGGATATAACAAAAGTGATTGATGAGATAGTAAAATCTGTCAAGTATCTCTCTCTGAATAAGATAGGTGCACTCATTGTAATAGAGAGAGAGGATAATTTAAACGATTACATTCAAACCGGTATCCCCATTGATGCGAAGGTTACATCAGAACTACTCTCCACCATATTTTATCCCAACTCTCCTCTGCACGATGGTGCTGTAATTATTAGAAAAAATAAAGTTATCGCAGCAAGATGTCTTCTTCCGCTTTCGGAGGATGAAAGAATAGAGAAAGATCTTGGAACAAGGCATAGAGCTGGCTTAGGTATATCAGAGATAACTGATGCTATTTCCATAATTGTATCTGAAGAAACAGGAATAATTTCTATTGCTTCCGAGGGAAAATTAACAAGGTATCTATCTGTGCTGGAGCTTAGAGGGATGCTTATAGTAATGCTTAAAAAAGGAGAGAAAGGAAAGGGGAAGAAAGGTGCTTAA
- a CDS encoding MBL fold metallo-hydrolase, whose product MYVKVLDGKNTIGGTKILLETNKQNFFLDFGRNFKEWGKYFEEFISPRQKTGIFDLWKLNLIPKYSGIYREDLILKEFKREVNEHPKLNISAVLLSHAHLDHSGFISLLSGEIPIVSDRITEMMLKAYEETGQTTFYNELQFLKIKEEKDGKLEGVRNLHKERTFIYPEEGEIVINGVKIKVFPVDHSIPGAVAFGIETERGWIVYTGDIRFHGKNKEASKRLVQWAKNVKPYLLITEGTRAGSGKEKITEDDVYNSSMDVIKKNKGKLIIVDFGPRNIERLMTFFDIAKDSKRKFVVLVQDAYLMHLLKDTDESFGILDDRDFLILDEKRSDKSKWIKRMKEIYSSKFIRMEEIGKNPSDFVLCFSIYNLKNLLDIDLKDGIYIYSSSEAYTEEQAIDMLRLKNWLDFFNISVYGFNIDESGVPVPLGKFHASGHAPFSDILWMVNEIQPENLLPVHTERLDLFYKNIRNIKIVEEI is encoded by the coding sequence ATGTATGTAAAAGTTCTTGATGGCAAAAATACCATTGGGGGAACTAAGATTCTTCTTGAGACAAATAAACAAAATTTCTTTCTTGATTTTGGAAGGAATTTTAAAGAATGGGGAAAATACTTTGAAGAATTTATATCACCAAGGCAGAAGACTGGCATATTTGATCTATGGAAATTGAATCTCATACCCAAATACTCTGGGATATATAGGGAAGATTTGATTTTAAAAGAATTTAAAAGAGAGGTTAATGAACATCCAAAATTAAATATTTCTGCAGTATTGCTCAGTCATGCCCACCTTGATCATTCAGGTTTTATATCCCTTTTATCCGGAGAGATTCCCATAGTTTCTGATCGGATAACAGAGATGATGCTAAAAGCTTACGAAGAGACGGGACAGACAACCTTTTATAACGAACTTCAATTCTTGAAGATAAAGGAAGAGAAGGATGGGAAGTTGGAAGGTGTGAGAAACTTGCACAAAGAGAGAACTTTTATCTATCCAGAGGAAGGAGAGATAGTGATAAATGGTGTAAAAATAAAAGTTTTCCCTGTAGACCATTCAATCCCTGGAGCAGTTGCATTTGGTATTGAAACTGAAAGAGGATGGATTGTTTATACAGGAGACATAAGATTTCATGGAAAGAATAAAGAAGCATCAAAAAGACTTGTTCAATGGGCAAAAAATGTAAAACCTTATTTACTTATAACAGAGGGGACTCGCGCAGGTAGTGGTAAAGAAAAGATAACAGAGGATGATGTTTATAATTCCTCTATGGATGTTATTAAAAAAAATAAAGGAAAGTTAATCATTGTAGATTTTGGTCCACGAAACATAGAGAGACTAATGACTTTCTTTGATATAGCAAAGGATTCTAAAAGAAAATTTGTTGTTCTTGTGCAGGATGCATATTTAATGCACTTATTAAAAGATACAGATGAAAGTTTTGGAATCTTAGATGACAGGGACTTCCTTATATTGGATGAAAAGAGGTCTGATAAGTCAAAATGGATAAAAAGGATGAAAGAAATATACTCAAGTAAGTTCATCAGAATGGAAGAAATTGGAAAGAACCCCTCCGATTTTGTGCTTTGTTTCAGTATATACAATCTTAAAAACTTGTTGGATATAGATTTAAAAGATGGCATATACATTTACTCCTCAAGTGAAGCTTATACAGAGGAGCAAGCTATTGACATGTTGAGATTAAAAAACTGGTTGGATTTCTTCAATATATCTGTATATGGTTTTAACATAGATGAATCTGGAGTTCCTGTTCCGTTAGGAAAGTTTCATGCATCAGGACATGCCCCTTTCTCCGATATTCTCTGGATGGTAAATGAGATACAGCCAGAAAATCTATTACCTGTTCATACAGAGAGACTGGATCTTTTCTATAAAAATATCAGGAATATAAAAATAGTGGAGGAAATTTGA
- a CDS encoding alanyl-tRNA editing protein — protein MEDIIFEARIIETRKDKNKKIVVLDRSLFYPDGKGGQLGDRGNIGDSNIIKVQEKNGLIIHIVDKFPRGEGVKCRIDGNRREDISVQHTAQHIISRVILNLFNSETLSFHMGEDISTIDIDNPDLGNEDDIERIEIEANRIVRENRPVKIYEVTKKEMEKLNIRKVVDVEGKIRIVEIEDFDTTMCGGTHVNRTGDIGIIKIVKYEKIKGNILRLYFLAGERALRDYQKRMKILKNLARKFTTREDKVLGSVEKMERELTDFRKEIKLLKEELFEYYLKEEEGKKFVIKGLYLLSMEDMKFLSHEFIERGAKFVYLFNKESGIINKDSSFPLNFKDLLEKLKENFGVRGGGRDFLSIKTDKTLEIGEYLWNMIKSQ, from the coding sequence ATGGAAGATATAATCTTTGAGGCAAGGATAATTGAAACAAGAAAGGACAAGAACAAAAAAATTGTAGTTCTTGATAGATCTCTTTTTTATCCCGATGGTAAGGGAGGACAACTTGGTGATAGAGGAAACATTGGAGATTCTAACATTATCAAAGTTCAAGAAAAAAATGGTTTGATTATACATATAGTTGATAAATTTCCAAGAGGGGAAGGAGTTAAATGCAGAATAGATGGTAATAGAAGAGAAGATATTTCGGTTCAGCATACAGCTCAGCATATAATCTCAAGGGTTATATTGAACTTATTCAATTCGGAGACTTTAAGTTTTCATATGGGGGAGGACATCTCTACCATTGATATTGATAATCCAGATTTGGGTAATGAGGATGATATAGAAAGAATAGAAATTGAGGCAAATAGGATTGTAAGAGAGAATAGACCTGTAAAGATTTACGAAGTAACAAAGAAAGAAATGGAGAAACTAAATATAAGAAAGGTAGTTGATGTGGAGGGAAAAATAAGGATTGTTGAGATAGAAGATTTTGATACTACCATGTGTGGAGGAACGCATGTTAATAGAACAGGTGATATTGGAATTATAAAGATAGTAAAATATGAGAAGATAAAAGGAAACATCTTGAGGTTATACTTTCTTGCAGGTGAGAGAGCTTTAAGAGATTATCAGAAGAGGATGAAGATTTTAAAGAATTTAGCGAGAAAATTCACAACAAGGGAGGATAAAGTCTTGGGAAGTGTTGAGAAGATGGAGAGAGAACTTACAGATTTTAGGAAAGAGATAAAACTTTTAAAGGAAGAACTCTTTGAGTACTACCTGAAGGAGGAGGAAGGTAAAAAATTTGTTATAAAAGGGTTGTATCTTTTATCAATGGAAGACATGAAGTTTCTCTCGCATGAGTTTATAGAAAGAGGAGCCAAATTTGTGTATCTCTTTAATAAAGAGAGTGGTATAATCAATAAGGATTCTTCTTTTCCTCTAAATTTTAAAGATTTACTTGAGAAGTTAAAGGAGAATTTTGGAGTTAGAGGTGGAGGTAGAGATTTTCTATCCATAAAGACAGATAAAACATTAGAAATTGGAGAGTATCTATGGAATATGATAAAATCGCAATAA